One Frankia alni ACN14a DNA window includes the following coding sequences:
- a CDS encoding Dps family protein, which yields MSAIRSPLSDEARSVTGEALQGALVDLIDLSLFAKQLHWNVIGRNFRSVHRQLDEVVELSRRFADAVAERAVAIGVNPDGQSSTIARGTHLHGVEVGYLADEKVVRLITDVLAEVITRTRTRMDATEQPDPVTQDLIIDVVRELEEQHWMFQAMV from the coding sequence ATGAGTGCGATCCGTAGCCCACTGTCCGACGAGGCCCGTTCCGTCACCGGCGAGGCATTGCAGGGCGCGTTGGTCGATCTGATCGATCTGTCCCTGTTCGCGAAGCAGTTGCACTGGAACGTCATCGGCCGGAACTTCCGCAGCGTGCATCGCCAGCTCGACGAGGTCGTGGAGCTGAGCCGTCGCTTCGCGGACGCCGTCGCCGAGCGGGCCGTGGCCATCGGGGTCAACCCGGACGGCCAGTCGTCGACGATCGCCCGCGGCACCCACCTGCACGGAGTCGAGGTCGGTTACCTCGCCGACGAGAAGGTGGTCCGGCTCATCACCGACGTGCTCGCCGAGGTCATCACCCGGACGCGCACCCGAATGGACGCCACCGAGCAGCCCGACCCGGTCACCCAGGATCTGATCATCGACGTCGTGCGCGAGCTGGAGGAACAGCACTGGATGTTCCAGGCGATGGTCTGA
- a CDS encoding helix-turn-helix domain-containing protein — MVLLRRMIGEALRRRRQDQHRTLREVSSAARVSLGYLSEVERGQKEASSELLAAICEALGVRLADLLREVSEDLELAELAVGAGVGGATVVVPARPTVVDRAA, encoded by the coding sequence ATGGTCCTGCTCCGACGCATGATCGGCGAGGCGTTGCGCCGCCGCCGTCAAGATCAGCACCGCACGCTCCGGGAGGTGTCCTCGGCGGCCAGGGTGTCGCTGGGCTACCTCTCCGAGGTGGAGCGTGGGCAGAAGGAGGCCAGCTCCGAGCTGCTCGCAGCCATCTGCGAGGCGTTGGGAGTCCGGCTCGCGGACCTGCTGCGTGAGGTCAGCGAGGATCTGGAGCTCGCCGAGCTGGCGGTCGGTGCGGGCGTCGGTGGAGCCACGGTCGTGGTGCCGGCCCGCCCGACGGTCGTGGATCGGGCTGCCTGA
- a CDS encoding competence/damage-inducible protein A: MRAELLAVGDELLYGDIVNGNAAWLGRQLADVGVTIETSTVVGDDVDVIATAIRVALERADAVVMTGGLGPTQDDLTREGIAAAAGVELRRDDFLEAELRRRFRAMGRREVRDVPVMNYRQADLPVGAQPLPNGPGTAPGIRMEIGAGVVYAMPGVPFEMNDMFTASVLPDILRRAGQPAVVVHRVLRTAGMWESAVAEALAAEVDRLAPIGNPRIAFLASGGQTRVRITARARDRAEAETLIAPVEAAARAALGAGVYGGEEDSLESVVLGLLRARSATLAVAESITGGLLAGRLTDVPGSSVVFRGGVVSYATDVKASALGVDQALLAAEGAVSANTAAAMAAGVRVRLGADYGLATTGVAGPGELEGKPAGTVHLGLAGPDGTITRSLRLPGDRERVRAFAAVTALDLARRTLAGLPGSDIAAFVDDATGGSRE; this comes from the coding sequence ATGCGCGCTGAACTGCTGGCGGTGGGGGACGAGCTCCTCTACGGCGACATCGTCAACGGCAACGCCGCGTGGCTCGGCCGGCAGCTCGCCGACGTCGGGGTGACGATCGAGACCTCCACGGTCGTCGGCGACGACGTCGACGTGATCGCCACGGCGATCCGGGTGGCGCTGGAGCGCGCCGACGCCGTCGTGATGACCGGAGGTCTCGGGCCGACCCAGGACGACCTGACTCGCGAGGGCATCGCCGCGGCGGCCGGTGTCGAGCTGCGCCGCGACGACTTCCTGGAGGCCGAGCTGCGCCGGCGGTTCCGGGCGATGGGCCGACGCGAGGTCCGCGACGTCCCGGTGATGAACTACCGGCAGGCGGACCTGCCCGTGGGTGCGCAGCCGCTGCCCAACGGGCCGGGCACCGCACCGGGCATCCGGATGGAGATCGGTGCGGGCGTCGTGTACGCCATGCCGGGCGTCCCCTTCGAGATGAACGACATGTTCACCGCGAGTGTCCTGCCCGACATCCTGCGCCGCGCAGGCCAGCCGGCGGTGGTCGTGCACCGGGTGCTGCGCACGGCCGGGATGTGGGAGTCGGCGGTCGCCGAGGCGCTCGCGGCCGAGGTCGACCGGTTGGCACCGATCGGCAACCCGCGGATCGCGTTCCTGGCCAGCGGCGGCCAGACCCGGGTTCGCATCACCGCCCGGGCGCGGGACCGGGCCGAGGCGGAGACGTTGATCGCCCCGGTGGAGGCCGCGGCGCGCGCGGCGCTCGGCGCCGGGGTCTACGGCGGCGAGGAGGACTCGCTGGAGAGCGTCGTGCTGGGGCTGCTGCGCGCGCGGTCGGCGACGCTCGCCGTCGCCGAGTCCATCACCGGCGGGCTGCTCGCCGGCCGGCTGACCGACGTGCCCGGGTCGAGTGTGGTGTTCCGCGGCGGCGTCGTGTCCTATGCGACCGACGTCAAGGCGTCGGCGCTCGGGGTCGATCAGGCCCTGCTCGCCGCCGAGGGGGCGGTGTCGGCCAACACCGCCGCGGCGATGGCGGCCGGGGTGCGGGTGCGCCTCGGTGCCGACTACGGGCTGGCCACCACGGGTGTCGCCGGTCCGGGTGAGCTGGAGGGCAAGCCGGCGGGAACGGTGCACCTGGGTCTCGCCGGCCCGGACGGGACGATCACCCGCTCGCTCCGCCTGCCCGGTGACCGCGAGCGGGTGCGCGCCTTCGCCGCCGTGACCGCTCTGGACCTGGCGCGGCGTACCCTGGCAGGACTGCCGGGCAGCGACATCGCCGCCTTCGTCGACGACGCCACCGGCGGATCGCGGGAGTAA
- a CDS encoding CDP-alcohol phosphatidyltransferase family protein: MTASGADAPGGADALGGADALGGADALRGVGGRRPSPAGQPTRELPPVDLSSAPPEPGAVDRGGPLAAANGADPRPSVSVLNVANLLTIIRLILVPVFVLVLFAGPDDDGWRYAAFVAYAVAAITDQVDGSIARHWHLVTDFGILVDPIADKALTGAALISLSVLGELPWPVTAVILLREVGVTLLRLWVIRFGVIAASRGGKAKTLLLNVAIGLYVLPLAGVAATSRAVILAAGVVVAVATGIDYVYRALALRRQTARDAAGEPAAGTGITDDEGLTDAR; encoded by the coding sequence GTGACGGCGTCCGGAGCCGACGCCCCGGGCGGAGCCGATGCCCTGGGCGGAGCCGATGCCCTGGGCGGAGCCGATGCCCTGCGCGGCGTCGGCGGCCGGCGGCCGTCGCCGGCCGGTCAGCCCACCCGCGAGCTGCCACCCGTCGACCTCTCCTCGGCCCCGCCCGAACCAGGCGCCGTCGATCGCGGTGGTCCCCTGGCCGCCGCGAACGGGGCGGACCCGCGTCCGAGCGTGTCCGTACTCAACGTCGCCAACCTGCTGACGATCATCCGGCTGATCCTCGTGCCGGTCTTCGTGCTGGTGTTGTTCGCCGGTCCCGACGACGACGGCTGGCGCTACGCGGCCTTCGTCGCCTACGCCGTCGCCGCGATCACCGACCAGGTCGACGGGTCCATCGCCCGCCACTGGCACCTTGTCACCGACTTCGGCATCCTCGTCGACCCGATCGCCGACAAGGCGCTGACCGGCGCCGCGCTGATCTCGCTGTCCGTCCTCGGGGAGCTGCCGTGGCCGGTGACGGCGGTGATCCTGCTGCGCGAGGTCGGGGTCACGCTGCTGCGGCTGTGGGTGATCCGCTTCGGGGTGATCGCCGCGAGCCGCGGGGGCAAGGCGAAGACACTGCTGCTGAACGTGGCGATCGGGCTCTATGTGCTGCCCCTGGCGGGGGTCGCCGCGACCAGCCGGGCGGTGATCCTCGCCGCGGGCGTGGTCGTCGCCGTCGCCACCGGGATCGACTACGTCTACCGGGCGCTCGCGCTGCGGCGCCAGACCGCGCGCGACGCGGCCGGCGAGCCCGCGGCCGGGACGGGCATCACCGACGACGAGGGGCTGACGGATGCGCGCTGA
- a CDS encoding 30S ribosomal protein S12 methylthiotransferase RimO, which produces MSTHVPRRVALVTLGCSRNEVDSEELAGRLAAQGWELVADAADADAVLVNTCGFVDAAKKDSIDALLAADDLRAGDGEPAGAGPRAVVAVGCLAERYGNELAASLPEADAVLGFDAYPSIGEHLDAVLGGATVPAHTPRDRRTLLPITPVERGASANVAVHVPGHARGVAGGSAAGSPGRRRLTAGPVAALKISSGCDRRCAFCAIPSFRGSHVSRPADDVLAEAEWLAGEGARELVLVSENSTSYGKDLGDLRALEKLLPQLAAVPGIVRVRTVYLQPAELRPSLLEVLLTTPGLAPYLDLSFQHASPAVLRRMRRFGGSEHFLDLLDRGRGLLPGLGARSNVIVGFPGETEADVDILAEFLEAAELDAVGVFGYSDEEGTEAVSLPGKIAEEEIERRRVQITDLVEQLTATRAQERIGSRVQVLVEEITDGIAAGCAGHQQPDADGSCLVRLPGPAGAAAGPPAGGPSGTGQPGLPGQPGQPGVEVGDLIEARVVATEGVDLVAEFTAVLDRARPSAGRGEAAPSATGARATVLVGRPRADGT; this is translated from the coding sequence GTGTCCACTCACGTCCCGCGCCGGGTAGCTCTCGTCACGCTCGGTTGTTCCCGGAACGAGGTGGATTCGGAGGAACTCGCCGGCCGGCTCGCCGCCCAGGGGTGGGAACTGGTCGCCGACGCCGCCGACGCCGACGCCGTGCTGGTCAACACCTGCGGATTCGTCGACGCGGCGAAGAAGGACTCCATCGACGCCCTGCTGGCCGCGGACGACCTGCGGGCCGGCGACGGCGAACCGGCCGGGGCGGGCCCGCGTGCGGTGGTCGCCGTCGGCTGCCTCGCGGAGCGCTACGGCAACGAGCTGGCGGCGAGCCTGCCCGAGGCCGACGCGGTGCTGGGCTTCGACGCCTACCCGAGCATCGGCGAGCATCTCGACGCGGTCCTCGGCGGCGCCACGGTGCCCGCCCACACCCCGCGGGACCGGCGCACCCTGTTGCCGATCACCCCGGTGGAACGGGGCGCGTCGGCGAACGTCGCCGTGCACGTTCCCGGGCACGCCAGGGGTGTTGCGGGTGGGAGTGCAGCGGGTAGCCCGGGCCGGCGCCGGTTGACGGCGGGGCCGGTCGCCGCCCTGAAGATCTCCAGCGGCTGCGACCGGCGGTGCGCGTTCTGCGCGATCCCGTCGTTCCGCGGCTCGCACGTGTCCCGTCCCGCCGACGACGTCCTCGCCGAGGCGGAGTGGCTGGCCGGCGAGGGTGCGCGCGAGCTGGTGCTGGTCAGCGAGAACTCGACCTCCTACGGCAAGGATCTCGGTGACCTGCGGGCGCTGGAGAAGCTGCTGCCGCAGCTTGCCGCCGTGCCGGGCATCGTGCGGGTGCGGACGGTCTACCTGCAGCCGGCGGAGTTGCGCCCGTCGCTGCTCGAGGTGCTGCTGACCACGCCGGGTCTCGCCCCCTACCTCGACCTGTCGTTCCAGCACGCGAGCCCGGCGGTGCTGCGCCGGATGCGTCGGTTCGGCGGCTCCGAGCACTTCCTCGACCTGCTCGACCGCGGTCGCGGCCTGCTGCCCGGCCTCGGCGCCCGGTCGAACGTCATCGTCGGTTTTCCCGGGGAGACCGAAGCGGACGTCGACATCCTGGCGGAGTTCCTCGAGGCCGCCGAGCTCGACGCGGTCGGCGTGTTCGGCTATTCGGACGAGGAGGGCACCGAGGCGGTCTCCCTGCCAGGCAAGATCGCCGAGGAGGAGATCGAGCGGCGCCGGGTGCAGATCACCGATCTCGTCGAACAGCTCACCGCCACCCGGGCGCAGGAGCGGATCGGCAGCCGGGTCCAGGTCCTCGTCGAGGAGATCACCGACGGGATCGCCGCCGGGTGTGCCGGCCACCAGCAGCCCGATGCCGACGGCTCCTGCCTGGTCCGCCTGCCCGGCCCCGCCGGTGCCGCGGCCGGCCCGCCCGCCGGGGGCCCGTCCGGCACCGGCCAGCCCGGTCTGCCCGGCCAGCCCGGCCAGCCTGGTGTCGAGGTGGGGGACCTGATCGAGGCCCGGGTCGTCGCGACCGAGGGGGTCGACCTGGTCGCCGAGTTCACCGCGGTGCTCGACCGGGCCCGTCCCTCGGCCGGGCGGGGCGAGGCCGCGCCGTCGGCGACCGGGGCGCGGGCGACGGTCCTGGTGGGCCGGCCCCGCGCGGATGGGACGTGA
- a CDS encoding helix-turn-helix domain-containing protein produces MQSVDDPQPVSAGSLLAAARRERNLTIDEVSERTRVRASLIDQIERDDYSRCGGTVYARGHLRSIATSLGLDPGPVLDAYDASHEVLTGPVLGVPPGEFDPLRGGSRRRHGGFRWGAAMIVSLAAVCLIAVIALLIPGSGSSGSSGSTRQGDAAAPPPTAPAPIAAPSNAPAAAPSTTPPAGVNVVLAARDAQSWLEVRDDDRHVLLAQLLHSGDSRTVTAPGALSIRMGNAGAVDVSCNGRSLGPSGGDGQVVTIRVSVAASGECEVGDAGRSPLAAGPAPSALATAPAAPVD; encoded by the coding sequence ATGCAATCCGTGGACGATCCGCAGCCGGTCAGTGCCGGCTCGCTGCTCGCCGCGGCCCGCCGCGAGCGCAACCTGACGATCGACGAGGTCAGTGAGCGCACTCGGGTGCGGGCAAGCCTGATCGACCAGATCGAACGGGACGACTACTCCCGCTGCGGCGGCACGGTCTACGCCCGCGGCCACCTGCGCAGCATCGCCACCAGCCTCGGTCTCGACCCCGGCCCCGTCCTGGACGCCTACGACGCCTCCCACGAGGTGTTGACCGGGCCGGTGCTCGGCGTCCCGCCCGGCGAGTTCGACCCGCTGCGAGGCGGGTCCCGGCGCCGGCACGGTGGGTTCCGTTGGGGCGCCGCGATGATCGTGTCGTTGGCCGCGGTGTGCCTGATCGCCGTCATCGCCCTGCTGATACCCGGTTCCGGGTCGTCCGGCTCCTCCGGGTCCACCCGGCAGGGCGACGCCGCCGCACCCCCGCCGACCGCGCCGGCACCGATCGCGGCGCCGAGCAACGCACCCGCCGCCGCACCCAGCACCACCCCCCCGGCGGGGGTGAACGTCGTGCTGGCGGCGCGCGACGCGCAGAGCTGGCTGGAGGTGCGTGACGACGACCGGCACGTGCTGCTCGCGCAGCTGCTGCACTCCGGCGACAGCCGCACCGTCACGGCGCCGGGGGCGCTGAGCATCAGGATGGGTAATGCGGGCGCGGTCGACGTGTCGTGCAACGGCAGGAGCCTCGGCCCCTCCGGCGGCGATGGTCAGGTGGTGACGATCCGGGTCAGCGTGGCCGCCTCCGGCGAGTGCGAGGTCGGGGATGCCGGCCGCAGCCCCCTCGCCGCGGGCCCGGCGCCGTCCGCGCTCGCCACGGCGCCTGCCGCGCCCGTCGACTGA
- a CDS encoding FtsK/SpoIIIE family DNA translocase — protein MVGRAVVRTVYQVWMTAATLLGTLLRRTGRGARDLRIDPAHRRDGLGLAAFGGAILAAVAVWFSAGGPVGSFVAAVLELFVGAGAWALPLFGLGAAWRLVRAPSDPDSRGRVVIGWAALGVGLLGVVHIARGLPDFSDGIGRVRGAGGLVGLLGGLPLASAVTPFVAVPLLLLIAAFGLLVITATPIRQVPERLAELVERLTAGVRDPAARLDDGYDSDYDDELDDAALADDLLDEDAAGGTRPARGRRRGRAGAAPPGADGADVDGTDLGGAGLSDPGPHEVFDIEAAGQGGGRSRRRSRRGVAADAEAADAASAAGDLGLDLFGELAGPEADTGYAGEPDDEDLAAGAAAAAAAAARPAAAAARRGRTRAAKVTGGAADTATGVPGPGSPSAPDEIEHLVPPTDGDYTLPSPTLLRSGTPPKVRSAATDGVIASLTDVFGQFKVDARVTGFTRGPTVTRYEVELGAAVKVERITQLAKNIAYAVKSPDVRIISPIPGKSAVGVEIPNTDRELVSLGDVLRSGEALANSHPLVVGLGKDIEGGYVLANLAKMPHILIAGATGAGKSTCINTLITSVLARATPDQVRMVLVDPKRVELTNYQGIPHLITPIITNPKKAADALQWVVKEMENRYEDLAACGVRHVDDFNRKVRKGEIVAPPGSERVYTPYPYILTIVDELADLMMVAPRDVEDAICRITAMARAVGIHLVLATQRPSVDVVTGLIKANVPSRLAFATASLADSRTILDQAGAEKLVGLGDALFLPMGAGKPARIQGAFVSEDEIAAIVDHTKEQAPPAFREDVFDGGGEAKKEIDEEIGDDLALFLQAVELVVSTQFGSTSMLQRKLRVGFAKAGRLMDLMESRGIVGASEGSKARDVLVMPDELEGLLTTLRSG, from the coding sequence ATGGTCGGCCGGGCCGTCGTCCGGACCGTCTACCAGGTCTGGATGACGGCGGCGACGCTGCTCGGCACCCTGCTGCGTCGAACCGGGCGGGGCGCACGCGACCTGCGCATCGATCCCGCCCACCGGCGCGACGGGCTGGGGCTCGCGGCCTTCGGCGGGGCGATCCTGGCCGCCGTCGCGGTCTGGTTCTCCGCGGGCGGGCCCGTCGGATCCTTCGTCGCCGCCGTCCTGGAGTTGTTCGTCGGCGCCGGGGCGTGGGCGCTGCCCCTGTTCGGTCTGGGGGCCGCCTGGCGGCTCGTGCGTGCGCCCAGCGACCCCGACAGCCGCGGTCGGGTGGTGATCGGCTGGGCCGCGCTCGGGGTCGGCCTGCTCGGCGTCGTGCACATCGCCCGCGGGCTGCCCGACTTCTCCGACGGCATCGGGCGGGTCCGGGGGGCCGGCGGCCTCGTCGGCCTGCTCGGCGGTCTGCCGCTCGCGAGCGCTGTGACGCCGTTCGTCGCCGTCCCGTTGCTGCTGCTGATCGCGGCCTTCGGCCTGCTGGTGATCACGGCGACGCCGATCCGGCAGGTGCCCGAGCGGCTCGCCGAGCTCGTGGAGCGGCTCACCGCCGGGGTGCGCGATCCCGCGGCGCGCCTCGACGACGGCTATGACTCCGACTACGACGACGAGCTCGACGATGCGGCGCTCGCCGACGATCTGCTCGACGAGGACGCCGCCGGTGGAACCCGGCCGGCCCGGGGCCGTCGCCGCGGCCGGGCGGGCGCCGCGCCCCCCGGAGCGGATGGCGCGGACGTGGACGGCACGGACCTGGGCGGCGCGGGCCTGTCCGATCCGGGGCCCCACGAGGTGTTCGACATCGAGGCTGCCGGGCAGGGCGGGGGCCGGTCCCGGCGTCGCTCCCGGCGGGGTGTCGCCGCGGACGCCGAGGCTGCCGACGCCGCGTCCGCGGCCGGCGACCTCGGCCTCGACCTGTTCGGGGAGCTCGCCGGCCCCGAGGCCGACACCGGTTATGCCGGCGAGCCCGACGACGAGGACCTGGCGGCCGGTGCGGCCGCTGCGGCCGCTGCGGCGGCGCGGCCGGCGGCGGCCGCGGCCCGACGCGGGCGGACCCGGGCGGCGAAGGTGACCGGCGGCGCCGCGGACACGGCGACCGGCGTGCCCGGGCCGGGGTCCCCGAGCGCCCCGGACGAGATCGAGCACCTGGTCCCGCCGACCGACGGCGACTACACGCTGCCCTCGCCGACGCTGCTGCGTTCCGGTACGCCGCCGAAGGTCCGGTCCGCGGCGACCGACGGCGTGATCGCCTCGTTGACCGATGTCTTCGGCCAGTTCAAGGTCGATGCCCGGGTCACCGGTTTCACCCGGGGTCCGACGGTGACCCGGTACGAGGTCGAGCTCGGTGCCGCGGTGAAGGTCGAGCGGATCACGCAGCTTGCGAAGAACATCGCGTACGCCGTGAAGAGCCCGGACGTGCGGATCATCAGCCCGATCCCGGGTAAGAGCGCGGTCGGCGTCGAGATCCCCAACACCGACCGGGAACTGGTCTCGCTCGGCGACGTGCTGCGCAGCGGTGAGGCGCTGGCGAACTCCCATCCGCTGGTCGTCGGCCTCGGCAAGGACATCGAGGGCGGCTACGTGCTGGCGAACCTGGCGAAGATGCCGCACATCCTCATCGCCGGGGCGACCGGCGCCGGCAAGTCCACGTGCATCAACACGCTGATCACCTCGGTGCTGGCGCGGGCGACGCCGGACCAGGTCCGGATGGTCCTCGTCGACCCCAAGCGGGTCGAGCTGACGAACTACCAGGGCATCCCGCACCTGATCACGCCGATCATCACGAACCCGAAGAAGGCGGCCGACGCGCTGCAGTGGGTCGTCAAGGAGATGGAGAACCGCTACGAGGATCTCGCCGCCTGCGGGGTGCGCCATGTCGACGACTTCAACCGCAAGGTCCGCAAAGGTGAGATCGTCGCTCCGCCCGGCTCCGAGCGGGTGTACACGCCGTATCCGTACATCCTGACCATCGTCGACGAGCTCGCCGACCTGATGATGGTCGCCCCGCGCGACGTCGAGGACGCGATCTGCCGGATCACCGCGATGGCCCGCGCGGTCGGCATCCACCTGGTGCTCGCGACCCAGCGGCCGTCGGTGGACGTGGTGACCGGTCTGATCAAGGCCAACGTGCCGTCCCGGCTCGCGTTCGCGACGGCGTCGCTGGCCGACAGCCGCACGATTCTCGACCAGGCCGGCGCCGAGAAGCTGGTCGGTCTGGGCGACGCGCTGTTTCTTCCGATGGGCGCGGGCAAACCGGCCCGTATCCAGGGCGCGTTCGTCTCCGAGGACGAGATCGCAGCGATCGTCGACCACACGAAGGAACAGGCGCCGCCGGCGTTCCGGGAGGACGTGTTCGACGGGGGCGGCGAGGCGAAGAAGGAGATCGACGAGGAGATCGGCGACGATCTGGCGCTGTTCCTGCAGGCCGTCGAGCTCGTGGTGAGTACCCAGTTCGGCTCCACGTCGATGTTGCAGCGCAAGCTGCGCGTCGGGTTCGCCAAGGCGGGCCGGCTGATGGACCTGATGGAGAGCCGGGGCATCGTCGGGGCCAGCGAGGGCTCGAAGGCCCGCGACGTGCTGGTCATGCCCGACGAGCTGGAAGGCCTGCTCACGACCCTGCGTAGCGGCTAG
- a CDS encoding ribonuclease J, translating to MSRPHPDYGPPPPLRADGLRIIPLGGVGEIGRNMTVFEHSGRLLIVDCGVLFPEDFQPGIDLILPDFTAIRDRLADIDALILTHAHEDHIGAVPYLLRERRDIPIVGTRLTLALLNAKLAEHRIKAVTQEIREEERHTYGPFECEFFAVNHSIPDAVAVAIRTEAGLVLHTGDFKMDQLPLDGRLTDLGGFARLGREGVDLLLSDSTNAEVPGFVASEREIAPVLDGVFRDATRRIIIACFASHVHRVQQVLDAAEAHGRSVCFVGRSMVRNMGVARDLGLLRVPPGLIVDARDVDSLPDRNICLISTGSQGEPLSALSRMANRDHQIRIQAGDTVVLASSLIPGNENAVFRVINGLTRYGAKVVHKGVAKVHTSGHAPAGELLYVLNATRPSNVMPVHGEWRHLRAHAKLAEATGVPADHVVLAEDGMVIDLIDGRARITGAVPCGYVYVDGAAVGDVGEPSLKDRRILGEEGFITITVVVDAAAGKVVVGPDLSARGFTDSPATFDSVARLVSDGLADAMRGGMNDTSALQQLVRRTVGRWVNEHYRRRPMIVPVVLEV from the coding sequence ATGAGCCGCCCGCACCCCGACTACGGCCCGCCCCCGCCGCTGCGCGCGGACGGCCTGCGCATCATCCCGCTCGGTGGAGTCGGCGAGATCGGCCGCAACATGACCGTCTTCGAGCACTCCGGCCGACTGCTCATCGTCGACTGCGGCGTGCTGTTCCCCGAGGACTTCCAGCCCGGGATCGACCTGATCCTGCCGGACTTCACCGCCATCCGGGACCGGTTGGCCGACATCGACGCGCTGATCCTCACCCACGCGCACGAGGATCACATCGGCGCCGTGCCGTACCTGCTGCGGGAGCGCCGCGACATCCCGATCGTCGGCACCCGCCTCACGCTGGCGCTGCTGAACGCGAAGCTCGCCGAGCACCGGATCAAGGCGGTCACGCAGGAGATCCGCGAGGAGGAACGGCACACCTACGGGCCGTTCGAGTGCGAGTTCTTCGCGGTGAACCACTCGATCCCGGACGCGGTGGCCGTCGCCATCCGCACCGAGGCCGGCCTCGTCCTGCACACCGGCGACTTCAAGATGGACCAGCTTCCGCTCGACGGCCGGCTCACCGACCTCGGCGGCTTCGCCCGGCTCGGCCGCGAGGGCGTGGACCTGCTGCTGTCCGACTCGACCAACGCCGAGGTGCCCGGGTTCGTCGCCTCGGAGCGGGAGATCGCCCCGGTGCTCGACGGGGTGTTCCGGGACGCGACCCGCCGGATCATCATCGCCTGCTTCGCCAGCCACGTGCACCGCGTGCAACAGGTCCTCGACGCCGCCGAGGCGCACGGCCGCTCGGTCTGCTTCGTCGGCCGTTCGATGGTGCGCAACATGGGCGTCGCGCGTGATCTCGGCCTGCTGCGGGTGCCGCCGGGTCTGATCGTCGACGCCCGGGACGTGGACTCGCTGCCCGACCGCAACATCTGCCTGATCTCCACCGGGTCGCAGGGCGAGCCGCTGTCGGCGCTGTCCCGGATGGCCAACCGCGACCACCAGATCCGCATCCAGGCCGGGGACACCGTCGTGCTGGCGTCCAGCCTCATCCCCGGCAACGAGAACGCGGTCTTCCGGGTCATCAACGGCCTGACCCGCTACGGCGCGAAGGTCGTCCACAAGGGCGTCGCCAAGGTGCACACCTCCGGCCACGCCCCCGCGGGTGAGCTGCTCTACGTCCTCAACGCCACCAGGCCGTCCAACGTCATGCCGGTGCACGGCGAGTGGCGTCACCTGCGGGCGCACGCGAAGCTCGCCGAGGCCACCGGCGTGCCGGCGGACCACGTGGTGCTTGCCGAGGACGGCATGGTCATCGACCTGATCGACGGCCGGGCGCGCATCACCGGCGCGGTGCCCTGCGGCTACGTCTACGTCGACGGCGCCGCGGTCGGCGACGTCGGCGAGCCGAGCCTGAAGGACCGCCGGATCCTCGGCGAGGAGGGGTTCATCACGATCACCGTCGTGGTGGACGCCGCCGCCGGCAAGGTCGTGGTCGGCCCCGACCTGTCCGCCCGCGGCTTCACCGACTCGCCCGCCACCTTCGACTCGGTGGCCCGGCTCGTCAGCGACGGGCTGGCGGACGCGATGCGCGGCGGGATGAACGACACTTCCGCCCTGCAGCAGCTCGTGCGGCGAACGGTCGGCCGCTGGGTCAACGAGCACTACCGCCGTCGGCCGATGATCGTTCCGGTGGTCCTGGAGGTCTGA